One stretch of Streptomyces sp. A2-16 DNA includes these proteins:
- a CDS encoding nitrate/sulfonate/bicarbonate ABC transporter ATP-binding protein: MVLNTLRGRRATPAIGHTRPADGDVLLETVGLTKSYAGADGELPVLSGIDLQVRAGEVVALLGKSGSGKSTLLRCLAGLVPTSSGTVTYKGTPLTGANPGTAMVFQTFALLPWLTVQQNVELGLEAKGVGAAERAEAARQAIDLIGLDGFESAYPKELSGGMRQRVGFARALVVEPDVLMMDEPFSALDVLTAENLRGELMELWESGQFPTRAIVLVTHNIEEAVLMADRIVVLGARPYGTIREVFEVGLDRPRDRNSPAFEDLIDRVYRTMTGRHKEGRTPGRAEAVETVEMEKRTPSNTPLPTASVDGLSGLAEMIAHRDGRADLADLVDDLGLEVDDVLPLVDALDLLGFAVVHGDDLLLTDTGGEFAGADVQKSKTIFAEAALRAPLVRLITSSLRQNPDGTLRAGFFRDVLAHHFTSEQVARQLETATDWGRYAELYSYDAEPQEYRLDDGDTDAVRKG, encoded by the coding sequence ATGGTGCTGAACACCCTGCGCGGCCGACGCGCCACCCCGGCCATCGGCCACACCCGCCCCGCCGACGGCGACGTCCTGCTGGAGACCGTCGGCCTGACCAAGTCCTACGCCGGTGCCGACGGCGAACTGCCCGTGTTGTCCGGCATCGACCTGCAGGTCCGCGCCGGTGAGGTCGTCGCCCTGCTGGGCAAGTCCGGCTCGGGCAAGTCGACGCTGCTGCGCTGCCTGGCCGGACTCGTCCCCACCAGCTCAGGCACCGTCACCTACAAGGGCACCCCGCTGACCGGCGCCAACCCGGGCACGGCGATGGTGTTCCAGACCTTCGCCCTGCTGCCCTGGCTGACTGTGCAGCAGAACGTCGAACTCGGTCTGGAGGCCAAGGGAGTCGGCGCCGCCGAGCGCGCCGAGGCCGCCCGCCAGGCCATCGACCTGATCGGTCTGGACGGCTTCGAGTCGGCGTACCCCAAGGAGCTGTCCGGCGGCATGCGCCAGCGCGTCGGCTTCGCGCGGGCGTTGGTCGTCGAGCCGGACGTCCTGATGATGGACGAGCCGTTCTCCGCCCTCGACGTGCTCACGGCCGAGAACCTGCGCGGCGAGCTGATGGAGCTGTGGGAGTCGGGCCAGTTCCCGACCCGGGCGATCGTGCTGGTCACCCACAACATCGAGGAGGCCGTGCTGATGGCCGACCGGATCGTCGTCCTCGGCGCCCGGCCCTACGGCACGATCCGCGAGGTCTTCGAGGTCGGCCTGGACCGTCCGCGCGACCGCAACTCGCCCGCCTTCGAGGACCTCATCGACCGCGTCTACCGCACCATGACCGGACGGCACAAGGAGGGGCGCACCCCCGGCAGGGCGGAGGCCGTGGAGACCGTCGAGATGGAGAAGCGCACCCCCTCCAACACCCCCCTGCCCACCGCGAGCGTGGACGGCCTGTCCGGCCTGGCCGAGATGATCGCCCACCGCGACGGCCGCGCCGACCTCGCCGACCTGGTCGACGACCTCGGCCTGGAGGTCGACGACGTACTGCCCCTCGTCGACGCCCTCGACCTGCTCGGCTTCGCCGTCGTGCACGGCGACGACCTGCTGCTCACCGACACCGGCGGCGAGTTCGCCGGGGCCGACGTGCAGAAGTCCAAGACCATCTTCGCCGAGGCCGCCCTGCGCGCCCCACTGGTCAGACTGATCACCAGCAGCCTGCGCCAGAACCCCGACGGCACCCTGCGTGCCGGCTTCTTCCGCGACGTGCTGGCCCACCACTTCACCAGCGAACAGGTCGCCCGCCAGCTGGAGACGGCCACCGACTGGGGCCGCTACGCCGAGCTGTACTCCTACGACGCCGAGCCGCAGGAGTACCGCCTCGACGACGGCGACACCGACGCCGTACGCAAGGGGTAG
- a CDS encoding MgtC/SapB family protein gives MNSLHFATGLGAGLGAGALIGIERQWRQRMAGLRTNTLVATGSALFVLLSSSFGSGDPSRVAAQVVSGIGFLGAGVIMRDGLNVTGINTAATLWCSAAVGSLAGAGLTGYALTGAAAIVAVNTAVRGLAQRLDRQPGSGDEVPTPYHVEAVVAARDEAHVRTLLVRSLSGSDSRLHAVTSTGQGEGRVRIRAEITSDGADSTPVESAVARISMEPAVVSAAWRTV, from the coding sequence GTGAACTCGCTCCACTTCGCCACCGGCCTCGGCGCGGGCCTGGGCGCCGGCGCGCTGATCGGCATCGAGCGGCAGTGGCGTCAGCGGATGGCCGGGCTGCGCACCAACACCCTGGTGGCCACCGGCTCGGCCCTGTTTGTGCTGCTGTCCAGTTCCTTCGGCTCGGGCGATCCCAGCCGGGTCGCCGCCCAGGTGGTCTCCGGCATCGGCTTCCTCGGCGCCGGCGTCATCATGCGCGACGGCCTGAACGTCACCGGCATCAACACCGCGGCCACGCTGTGGTGTTCGGCCGCCGTCGGTTCCCTCGCCGGAGCCGGCCTCACCGGCTACGCGCTCACCGGAGCGGCGGCGATCGTCGCCGTCAACACCGCCGTCCGCGGACTCGCCCAGCGCCTGGACCGCCAGCCCGGCTCGGGTGACGAGGTTCCGACCCCGTACCACGTGGAGGCCGTGGTCGCCGCCCGCGACGAGGCCCATGTCCGCACCCTGCTGGTGCGGTCCCTGTCCGGCTCCGACAGCCGCCTCCACGCGGTCACCTCCACCGGCCAGGGCGAGGGACGGGTGCGGATACGCGCGGAGATCACGTCCGACGGCGCCGACAGCACACCGGTGGAGAGCGCGGTCGCCCGCATCAGCATGGAACCGGCCGTCGTCTCCGCCGCCTGGCGGACCGTATGA
- a CDS encoding metalloregulator ArsR/SmtB family transcription factor, with protein sequence MEAQVASWDEERAERSVAVLKAVADPSRYRLLWALSERELPVSGLAELIGAHVAATSQHLARLRAAGLVASRREGTRIYYRAAGRQVRALLESAVLAGDAADAPEDAAEAGGTSAAAVAVPRERPAAARARRRPVTDH encoded by the coding sequence ATGGAAGCGCAAGTAGCGTCATGGGACGAGGAACGGGCCGAACGGTCGGTGGCGGTGCTCAAGGCGGTCGCCGACCCCTCGCGCTACCGGCTGCTGTGGGCGCTCAGTGAGCGGGAGCTGCCGGTCAGCGGGCTGGCGGAGCTGATCGGGGCGCATGTCGCGGCCACCTCCCAGCATCTGGCGAGACTGCGGGCGGCGGGACTGGTCGCCTCCCGGCGGGAGGGGACACGGATCTACTACCGGGCCGCAGGGCGGCAGGTGCGGGCGCTGCTGGAGAGCGCGGTGCTCGCGGGTGACGCGGCAGACGCTCCCGAGGACGCGGCCGAAGCGGGCGGGACGTCGGCGGCGGCCGTCGCCGTCCCGCGGGAGCGCCCGGCCGCCGCGCGAGCACGGCGCCGCCCGGTCACCGATCACTGA
- a CDS encoding magnesium and cobalt transport protein CorA — protein MTAHDNASRQVPVVDCALYEYGRRRPGRLSPEAAMEAARTTPGAFVWIGLHAPTADQLQVVARAFALHPLAVEDALNAHQRPKLERYDDTLFLVLRTAVYLEHEQLTPTTDLVGTGEIMAFVGRDFIVVVRHDPSEPLTGVRSRLEADPERLAHGPAAVLHAIADSVVDQYLDVVTALEADAEVIENDAFSPDAGHDIGRIYQLKRELVELRRVIAPLAQPLRDLAERRVPGVDKELAAYFRDVADHRAQAADRVTTLTELVDNALSMALAQTSVQQNHDMRRISAAAALIAIPVAVAGVYGMNFEHMPELRWLFGYPAMLIATVTLVTVVYRVFRRKRWL, from the coding sequence ATGACGGCCCACGACAACGCTTCCCGGCAGGTCCCCGTCGTCGACTGCGCCCTGTACGAGTACGGCCGTCGCCGACCGGGCCGTCTGTCCCCGGAGGCGGCCATGGAAGCCGCCCGCACCACCCCCGGCGCCTTCGTCTGGATCGGCCTCCACGCCCCCACCGCCGATCAGCTCCAGGTCGTCGCCCGCGCGTTCGCCCTCCACCCGCTGGCAGTAGAGGACGCCCTCAACGCCCACCAGCGCCCCAAACTGGAGCGGTACGACGACACCCTCTTCCTCGTCCTGCGCACCGCCGTCTACCTCGAACACGAGCAGCTGACCCCCACCACCGACCTCGTCGGCACCGGCGAGATCATGGCCTTCGTGGGCCGCGACTTCATCGTCGTCGTGCGCCACGACCCCTCCGAGCCGCTCACCGGCGTCCGCAGCCGTCTGGAGGCCGACCCCGAGCGCCTCGCCCACGGCCCGGCCGCCGTCCTGCACGCCATCGCCGACTCCGTCGTCGACCAGTACCTCGACGTCGTCACCGCCCTGGAGGCCGACGCCGAAGTGATCGAGAACGACGCCTTCTCCCCGGACGCCGGCCATGACATCGGCCGCATCTACCAGCTCAAGCGCGAGCTCGTCGAACTCCGCCGCGTCATTGCACCGCTCGCCCAGCCGCTGCGCGACCTCGCCGAGCGCCGTGTCCCCGGAGTCGACAAGGAACTGGCCGCCTACTTCCGTGACGTCGCCGACCACCGCGCCCAGGCCGCCGACCGGGTCACCACCCTGACCGAGCTCGTGGACAACGCCCTGTCCATGGCTCTGGCGCAGACGAGTGTCCAGCAGAACCACGACATGCGGCGCATCAGTGCCGCCGCCGCGCTGATCGCCATCCCCGTGGCCGTCGCGGGCGTCTACGGCATGAACTTCGAGCACATGCCCGAACTGCGTTGGCTCTTCGGCTACCCGGCGATGCTCATCGCCACGGTCACGCTGGTCACCGTCGTCTACCGGGTGTTCCGCAGGAAGCGGTGGCTCTGA
- a CDS encoding magnesium and cobalt transport protein CorA — MSMVGNLRKVADLARRTRRRVDLSHPARSPLGSSVVNCVVYHDGVRRPGRDPVEEAVRLARKRRGGFVWLGLHEPGEEEFAGVAELFGLHPLAVEDAVHAHQRPKIEQYGEILFSVFKTVTYVEHAELTATSEVVDTGEIMVFTGPDFVVTVRHGRHGSLGPLREDLEAHPDLLAKGPSAVLHAIADHVVDDYVTVADAVQNDLDQVETDVFSPHSPRNADAGRIYQLKRELLELRRAVAPLAGPLDRIATEPRACVDKEIQTYFRDVFDHLTRVTEQINAFDALLDSILQAHLAQVTVAQNEDMRKITAWAAIIAVPTMICGVYGMNFDHMPELRWTFGYPMVLGVIATVCLLLHRNFKRNGWL; from the coding sequence ATGTCGATGGTCGGCAACCTGCGCAAAGTCGCGGACCTGGCGCGGCGCACCCGCCGTCGCGTGGACCTCAGCCACCCGGCCCGCTCGCCGCTGGGCTCGAGCGTGGTCAACTGTGTCGTCTACCACGACGGCGTCCGGCGGCCCGGAAGGGACCCCGTGGAGGAGGCGGTCCGCCTGGCCCGCAAGCGCCGGGGCGGCTTCGTCTGGCTGGGCCTGCACGAACCCGGCGAGGAGGAGTTCGCCGGAGTCGCGGAACTGTTCGGCCTGCACCCCCTCGCCGTCGAGGACGCCGTCCACGCCCACCAGCGCCCCAAGATCGAGCAGTACGGCGAGATCCTGTTCTCCGTCTTCAAAACGGTCACCTACGTCGAGCACGCCGAACTGACCGCGACCAGCGAGGTCGTCGACACCGGCGAGATCATGGTGTTCACCGGCCCCGACTTCGTCGTCACCGTCCGCCACGGCCGCCACGGCTCCCTCGGCCCCCTGCGCGAGGACCTCGAAGCCCACCCGGACCTGCTGGCCAAGGGCCCCTCCGCCGTACTGCACGCCATCGCCGACCACGTCGTCGACGACTACGTCACGGTCGCCGACGCCGTCCAGAACGACCTCGACCAGGTCGAGACCGACGTCTTCTCACCTCACAGCCCACGGAACGCCGACGCCGGCCGCATTTACCAGCTCAAGCGTGAACTGCTGGAGCTGAGGCGGGCCGTGGCCCCGCTCGCCGGCCCCCTCGACCGGATCGCCACCGAGCCCCGCGCCTGCGTGGACAAGGAGATACAGACGTACTTCCGGGACGTCTTCGACCACCTCACCCGTGTCACCGAGCAGATCAACGCCTTCGACGCCTTGCTCGACTCCATCCTCCAGGCCCACCTCGCGCAGGTCACCGTCGCCCAGAACGAGGACATGCGCAAGATCACCGCGTGGGCGGCGATCATCGCCGTACCCACCATGATCTGCGGCGTGTACGGCATGAACTTCGACCACATGCCCGAACTCCGCTGGACCTTCGGCTACCCCATGGTCCTCGGCGTCATCGCGACCGTCTGTCTTCTGCTCCACCGCAACTTCAAACGCAACGGCTGGTTGTGA
- a CDS encoding metalloregulator ArsR/SmtB family transcription factor translates to MLTAASDIDVLARFGRALADPIRCRVLLALREAPAYPADLADALGVSRTRLSNHLACLRDCGLVVTVPDGRRTRYELADPRLGHALDDLRGVVLAVEADRTCADADEQGCCG, encoded by the coding sequence GTGCTGACTGCTGCCTCCGACATCGACGTCCTGGCCCGGTTCGGTCGCGCTCTCGCCGACCCGATCCGCTGCCGCGTCCTGCTCGCCCTGCGCGAGGCCCCGGCCTACCCCGCCGACCTCGCCGACGCGCTCGGCGTCTCCCGTACCCGGCTGTCGAACCATCTCGCGTGCCTGCGGGACTGCGGCCTCGTCGTCACCGTCCCCGACGGCCGCCGCACCCGCTACGAACTGGCCGATCCGCGCCTCGGGCACGCGCTGGACGACCTGCGTGGCGTAGTCCTGGCCGTCGAGGCCGACCGGACCTGCGCGGACGCAGACGAGCAGGGGTGCTGCGGATGA